The sequence CTCTGAGCCATCCTATCAAATATTCTATCCTCTAGTTGAGGATCTGCTCTCACTTGCGGGGTACTCACCTCACTCTCTGAAGTCGATTCTAGAACTATTGGATCTTTACTTCTCATTCTACTGGAATCTGGATCCCTTTTAACTTTGAGATCTCTAGTGGTAAGGTCAGGGTCCTCATCTACTGTCTGCTTACTAAACGTGCCACTTCTTCTCGGCATCTTTACCTATTTATGAAGTACACATGTTAAGGACTCACAATAGGGACCAAGACTAATGCATGAACGCTCTCTCtttcccaaaatcttatgctctgataccaacttgtcacaccccctcccagattaccttcTTAACTTGAAAAGAGATGTGATGCCAGCAGTTACCAATCTTCTcgttggcacttactgcctactagCCTGCTTAATCTGTCTTAGAAACCCTTGGTTAACAAACATATATGTACTGGGTAACCAACATTAACAGACATACATCAACCGGGTTTCATGGCAACCAATATATACATGACATATGTACAGACAAGATCCTATGGTCCTAACTTGCTAAACTAGTCCCTGTATGAACAAAACATgtgtataaataatttacagAACTAACACATGGTCCTTTTCCAAATTGGAGTCTTTAAGTGGCAAAACAACAACAGAGTTATCTTCTAGGGATTTAACCACTACTTGGAAGGGagggaaaacatttaaaaaacgaGGTGAGCTACTAACCCAGTGAATGACTTAATTACAACATAGTTTTCATGCTTAAAATCTAAAACTGGAAAACTAAATATTGAAAACTTGCCAAACAAACATGTataaaaacttaattatatcacgaTTGAAACGTAGCTAAGCTAATTctgagttgagagagaaccaTTTTGCTCAATCACTCAACATCAAACATTAGTCAAGAgaaaacccttttgctcaatcccttgAATTCAAATCTACCTACGTGTACATGGTAAtcactaagtaccatcatatcttAGGTACTATGGCCCAAATACCTTATCAAAGTCCTTCAGTATCAGCATGTTACTAAACAttcccagataccttctctaagtCCTTTAGTATTGGGTTGATAATAATCACCATAAAACtcatattttgaaataaaacatattATGGAAGCATGAGCATCATAATCATATGCTTAACATCTTTCTCACAAAGCTTGAAACTACTAATGCATGCTACATGAACATAAAGATTTGAAATATTGAAGTCATGCTTTTATAAACATTAGCTAGGCATGCGTTAGAAACTAATTTACTAAAACAAGTATGTTTGAAAACATACTAATCATGAACATAAGCTTTTAGCATTGAGATCATAAGCTTCCAATGCATATTTTATGTAAACAGACTCCTTATtactttaaaacatgctttagaagcttttttttaaataagcaTGCGTTAATCAACTATTCTAAACTTAGTTTTCTTGGAAAAACATACTTTAACATAAGCTAGCATGAGTAAAACTTTGagtaaaacataaattttactaACATTTAGAAAACATTCATTGTCACTCACTGTCTTGGCGTTTGTCCTAGGGTTGATAGGCTTTTCCTATTGGTGTTAACCCTGTGGACATAAATATTATGTTTATCTACTACCATAGATCTCCTTGTAAGATTAACTTATATACATAAGCTCACGTTCAATTTTTATATAGGATTCCTTCATCCCGACGCATACCTTAGGCGTCCAGTATTTAGAAATTTCTTTGGGCTTTAAATCTTAGCTATGCGGCCAACTTGCTTCACCAACGCATACAccatgcgttaacgcatatccTTGGCGCTCCAAATAGTCGCACACCAACACACACCTCGCTCAGCTTTGCGCTCACGACTTCAGCATATGCCTAAACAACTTATTACACAGCCCAACGCATGCTTGCGCTCAACCTAGCATTGCACGTGCGTCAACCTCTTAAGCTGCTTgcttattcaaaattttcagaCTCAAATTTGATCtcaaataacttattttccAGACCTTATcatggaaaattttcttctacaaacttgttttaAATTGTCTTAACTAGCTTATTGTTTGGATGAAAATGAGGAATTTTGAATTCCGATCCATGCAGTAACATCGTTTTGAATATATTCAATTGGAATTTGACTCGATTTTAGGTGTGGTCTTTCTTTGGCTATACATATATTttcacaagaaaaaaaaaatactgtcCAAAGCTAATTCTTGTGGGTCTTTCATCACAATAACTATAATgataatttggagaaaatattgAAGGGGATTAGATTGTTCTAACCACCTGTGATACGCGAATATCTCTTTTTTTGGGGGAATTGGCGGTTATCAAGCCAGATGAAATAACATCGATTTTTCCCATTTCTCTTAAGGATTTCTTCCTTGCGTGGGATATCTTTACTAGGGTAATCAAGGTTCTAGAAGAAAGGCTTTGGACCCTTTATCCCACATTCTATTAACAGTTGTTATTCCCTTAATGTTTGAGCTCATAATTCTTCGTGGTTTGTCCGAAATCCTTCAATCTTTACCTCTGGCCCAAATTCACTCGAGAGCCTGGCCTACTTGCGAATCTTCAGATTTCAGCTTGATTCCTATGGAGATTTCTTCTGTAAGTTATAGGTCTTCAACTAGACTCATAAGGCTTTCGAATGGCTCTAGAATCACCCTGATAGCACTAGTGAATCGCTTAAACCGAGCTTCTAAAGCTGGCCTTCCCTTTTATACCACAGACTGCATGCTTACTTTAAACTCTAAGCTGCCACCTCATCCCTTCAGTGGGATTAACTCATCTAATCATGACAGTTGGCTGTCTTAAACCGTGATTTAACCGAGTGTCTTCCCTTAATCACCAACGCATGGATCTTGTCAATGGCACTCATCAACACAAGACCTTGATCATCGCATGCTCCTTGCTAGCGCATGGCATGCCCTCAGCCAACACTTAGCCTTGTGGCCTGCCCTCAACTTCCACAACCTTGGCTGCCACACACCACATGCTTCATGCGTCCATGTTCACAAGTTTCATCACAAGACTACACTTGACTTCTAcacttacacttagccaaatttctacTTGCTAAAGCCAAACTCCTTACTACCCAAGACCTCATTTCTCAATACTTAAggcttttcctttcttctttaatatcTTCATACCCTTCCCTACGAACATAACATCGATTCATGCTTAACATACTTAACGTATTAATGAAcatacttaagtagggaaaataggGTTCGAAGTTTACATAGTGAgagttttttaatattttagatGATATTAATTTATGCTTGATTCATTTCTAAACCTATGTGccatgtaattaaataaaatcaatatgtCACCAATCTAGGATGGCAGTCATGACGTATTGAATCACAAATTTATTAAGATATGATGGTACTTCATGTCttaatttttatctattttagaACATGGCAAAGTtgattttcccttttttattatttagcCATAATAAAGGacaaaaagttaaaaaggaAATCAGTCAtcaattcaataacaccttatcGTCGAAGTCGAGAAGTTACTTGGGAGGAAAGAAATGATAAAAAGAAATGgcttaagagaagaaatgaTAAATGGACTATGATTGTGTAATAAAAGAATCCATTCTCTAGTTATTGGTGGCAACATGATTGTGACATATAGGAGTGTTCGTAGACTTGGATTGGATTGAAGCATCTTTTAGATTCAACCCTATTGTTCGGGATGAAAATTTTTTCGACCTAAACAACCCTTGTTAAATAATGAATCCAACCTAACCCAATCTTGAAAATCTTGTATTGAGTTGGTTCGAATTACTTGGgtcattatttaatttttttttaaaaaaataacatattaatatataaaagaatttaattaattatctttaTATATTGAAATGAGAGTGGCaaattaatcttaattatattatgaaaaatttatttccatagtgttaaaaaaaactatattaaattattggtggataataaataatctaaaaaaattcatcaaatgaagtgaaactaaaataaatatatgtatatataattgtattgaATTAGGAAACTAtactatttaatattaataatgagTTCATTCCTTTTCTTCCACCGAGAAAAGTTCATTCCGAATCACAAgagttctctttttttttaatttattttgattttcgtTATAGTAATGCAATGCACGAGGTCTCGAAAATCAATCAGGTTGTTTCTGATGATAAAAAGagctttttttttatgtgaaatTGATGAAAACCCGATCCAAACCGTGATCACTTCGATCTTGGGTCTTTTAATTCATTCATTCAAACTCAATCcaacctaaataaaattaataatccaATCTAAACTGGACATAACATACCCCTCGATAAAGGTTTTTTAAATATCCCTATTGACATACGTGATCACTTCTGTTCGACAAAGAATCCATCCACACGAACCAGTACAACTCATATACACCTAGAGATTAGAGAACTCCTTGATGCATACAtacaaaaaaaactaaaaggaGAACAGATGTCATTCAAAAGGAAGTACCTACATAAATCGAAATTCTAAATTTGCACGTAACTAAAGTGGAAATGACCTATTTCTAGAGAGAGACAGAGACAGAgtacatgtttaaaatttttctatcttcttcttaAACAGGAAAGAAAGAGACAGAGACAAAGAGAGTTGATTATTTCGTAATATCATCATTACTAATCAACTCTGCTTCCATTTGACAGTGACAAGACCTCCTTCATAGTTCATAGGAAGAAACAAAAATCTTTCTTGGGAAGGATTAAGGAAATAcccttttttcttcatttagAAGAGTCAATTCTTTCAtgctaaaaattttaatatctaaTCACGTGTAACCATAAACAtaaatagtttctttggaaGACTCAAAACACATGGAATGAGACTATAAACAATTCATCCTTAATTCATAACccaaatacatatatatttatccaTATAAATGAGATCGAATATTCAACCCAGCTAAACTCACGTCATTATTTATTCATATAATCTCAAAAGTCTACAGATAGAAATGTGTTTGTGTATTTATACAAATGGGAAATGCCCCaaattcaacaactaaaatgaATTGAATAATCAGATAtccaaaaaaatgaaattaaaaagaatatgtCGAtgtaagaaagaaaaagaaatgaagataTGTACAGAGTTAAGCCATCATGATCTGAAACTCCTCAAAGCTAATCAAACCGTCACCGTTCAAATCGAAGCGACGAATCATCAATTTACACTCCTCGGTGGATTTTCTTTCCCCCAATTTTCTTagcattttcttcaaatttttcgGAGTAATGAACCCGCAACCTTCACAATCGTACAGAGCAAACGCCTCTTTCAAATCCTTCAATTTCTCTTCCTCCCCAACCTCCAGTAGCCGTTCGAAATCGCCGGCGCACAGCAATCCATCGCCGTCCGAGTCCAGCGATTCCACCGCCGCCTCAGCCTCCGCCTGCAGCAGCTCTCCGCCCATTAATCCCAGCCGATTCCTCAGCTCCGACGGCGAAATCTTGCCGTCTCCATCTTCGTCGAAGTAACTCAATACGCGATCGTACTGTGCCGCACAGTTGATCTCCATTTCAATTCGGGATTGGAGAATTTTTAGAAAGGAGTTTTGTGGATTTTTCTCTGAATTTGGATTTTTGGTCAATTCAGGGTTTGGGGTTTCCATTTATAGGCTTCGGGATATTTTTGGAAACTGCGGCGAAGGAAAGCCTCGGAATGGTATAAAAttcaaaagagaaaagaaaaaagggattAAAAAAGAAGAACGTGTTTAATTGGGTCAAAAATGAAAATGGGTAAAGGACTTGGGGTGGAATCTAGAAATATCTAACCTGaattgttaaataaaataacggTCAACTGCCACGTACTTCACACTTACTTTTCTggcaatattaattaatattcattaaaaCGACGGCTCAAAACCGCGTTTAGTTTTGTCCTGGATTACCCTTATCCTCCCAGACTCATCCAGATAACTCgaaatatatatctatattttttcttcttttaaaaatacaaataaattatttttggcCGACACCATTTTGACGTTGCCTTTATCCACGGCTGACGttttcttataaatattttttaatggaaaaaaatcaattaataccATAAATTGTATACTATGGGCATCTAAACTTCAATTTCATCCTATTTTTAACCTAATCAAAAGTGTTGCAATTTTTATTCTGAGTTCACTTTTTTGGTTAACTTGTCTTCTAATTAACCATCAATAATGGATTAATGTACAAACTAACCATTAAATAATTTTACTAAAAATTCTAATACTATTTTTCTCgaaaatttaatcaatttcatataataaatttattttataatttatttaacacataacaaagaattttttttttttaactatataaGAAGTGGTAAGTTATTTACCAGGATTGAAAATACAACCCAACACTGTTCAaagttttaagttaaatttagaGTGTAATTtggtgaaattgaaaatttaagattacaatcctgatattaaatttttatattttcttaaatttagcATCGACATGAAGAATAATTTACATTTCAATCTAtcgttaaaaaaaatcatgaaataaaAGAATAGGTGATAAAATGTAATTACtcatatgaatataatataaataaaataaaaaatttaacccataaataatacatattttaatttatttaaaaacataaaataattatttattatttaaataatcatcattttatagatattttcatcaatatttctGTAGGTTTGAGGTCTTAGTATTATGTCGATATcgatattttaaactttaattataaCTAATACAACTTGATAAGTTTAAgggtcaaaattgattttttttaaaataaaaatttatctttaattgttttaattaaagtCATTCTGCGTGGCCTTCGTATAACTCTTCTTTTCCCAGACTTTCTttccccccccccaaaaaaaaaaagaaaagaacataCAATTTCTAGGTTTATTTTGGAACCATTTGTTGGAAATTAGgaataaaaaattgtatatCCCGTCAATTTTGTGTTGAAAAAAATGGTATAATATTTCCAATCTGGTCAAATTTTTGGGGtgctttaaactttttaaatatatttagatATGCAATTTCCTTGTTGATGCAATATTTTTCTAGAATAAATTTGTGTCAAACTACCCAACACTGTCCAAGattttggatgttttaatttaatccttagaattaatttaattaaatcccaaaattcattcttattgtattattttttatttatttattttttttgataatATGTAAAATAGGAGAATTAAACTTCTTCTATGAAATTTGTGAGTTGAGTTATACTTATTTTGTTAATCATTTTTATTGTTAAATATCGTTATTAGGATTGAATTCATTTCTGATATATTTGcaatttaatttattggattaatCATAATTagctaaattataaaaagacaaaaacaaTAGATTATTTCAATGTCAactatctcataattgtttaatgagttatttaaatttttattttctcaaagtttaaaaatg comes from Benincasa hispida cultivar B227 chromosome 2, ASM972705v1, whole genome shotgun sequence and encodes:
- the LOC120071526 gene encoding putative calcium-binding protein CML19, with translation METPNPELTKNPNSEKNPQNSFLKILQSRIEMEINCAAQYDRVLSYFDEDGDGKISPSELRNRLGLMGGELLQAEAEAAVESLDSDGDGLLCAGDFERLLEVGEEEKLKDLKEAFALYDCEGCGFITPKNLKKMLRKLGERKSTEECKLMIRRFDLNGDGLISFEEFQIMMA